From one Rhopalosiphum padi isolate XX-2018 chromosome 2, ASM2088224v1, whole genome shotgun sequence genomic stretch:
- the LOC132921257 gene encoding vacuolar protein sorting-associated protein 35, whose amino-acid sequence MTQMEDQEKQLEFALASVQKQGVHMKMCLDKNKLMEALKHASAMLAELRTSLLSPKSYYELFMKVTNELCYLDLYLVEEFERGRKVDDLYQIIQYAGNIVPRLYLLITVGLVYIKTNTNLKRDLLKDLVEMCRGVQHPLRGLFLRHYLLQCSKNVLPDIPDNEETEHPEGTVRDSIDFILMNFAEMNKLWVRMQHQGHSREKERREKEREELKILVGTNLVRLSHLDSITLDKYRKVVLPGILEQIVSCRDAIAQEYLMECIIQVFPDEFHLYTLNVFLKSCCELQPSVNVKTIVILMINRLTIFTFHNSNASEVKLFEVLTEQIANIIQSRDLPLEDTVSLQAAMVGLALKCYPENLDYVDKSLQTISDTFAKRKIEKISHKNPVSRELMALMKLPIDNYNDLLLVMKLKHFPEIIEYFDYTGRKTIAIYLLQNAVQCRTMIPSVEQTEIVLTMVSPLVKDQPDQPVGEEDPEDFAEEQSLLGRFVHHMKADEPDLQFKILMAEREHFSLGGNKRICYTLPPLVFQAYQLALIYSGKREQDELWEKKCRKIFQFCHQTILELTKAELAELPLRLFLQGALTISQINFKNYETVAYEFYSQAFTLYEEEISESKCQLAAIILLIGTFEKINCFDEENAEPVRTQCALAASKLLKKPDQCRAVAISSHLFWSAQNNVGQPLQDGKRVMDCLKKCVRITKQCMEVSVQVQLFVELLNYYVYFYERGNNNVSVDILNQLIGQIKKEITGLTANEETEQITKHFENTIAYLQNRIDSADTEDSVFKALEGLTL is encoded by the exons atgacACAAATGGAGGACCAAGAGAAACAATTAGAGTTTGCGTTAGCATCCGTTCAAAAACAAGGGGTGCATATGAAAATGTGcttggataaaaataaattaatggaaGCACTTAAACATGCATCTGCTATGCTTGCTGAACTACGCACATCTCTATTATCACCAAAGAGCTATTATGAACTAT TTATGAAAGTAACCAACGAACTATGTTATTTAGACTTATATCTAGTAGAAGAGTTTGAACGAGGTCGTAAAGTCGAtgatttatatcaaataatacagTATGCTGGAAATATTGTACCGAGGCT ttatttATTGATTACGGTGGGTTTAGTTTAcataaaaactaatacaaatttaaaacgaGACCTCTTAAAAGATCTAGTCGAGATGTGTCGTGGTGTTCAACATCCTTTACGAGGCCTGTTTTTACgccattatttattacaatgttccaaaaatgtattacctGATATACCAGATAATGAAGAGACTGAGCACCCCGAAGGCACT GTACGTGattcaattgattttatattgatgaattttGCTGAGATGAATAAACTATGGGTAAGAATGCAACATCAAGGGCATTCTAGAGAAAAGGAACGTCGTGAAAAAGAACGTgaagaattaaaaattcttgTTGGAACAAATTTGGTCAGATTGTCACATTTAGATAGTATTACATTGGATAAATATCGTAAa gtTGTTTTGCCTGGTATTTTGGAACAAATTGTTAGTTGTCGAGATGCCATTGCCCAAGAGTATCTTATGGAATGTATAATACAG GTGTTTCCTGATGAATTTCATCTTTATACACtgaatgtgtttttaaaatcatgttGTGAATTGCAACCATCTGTGAATGTAAAAACTATCgtcattttaatgataaatcgtcTAACAATATTTACTTTCCACAATTCAAATGCATCTGAAGTGAAATTATTTGAAGTACTCACTGAACAAATAGCCAATATTATtcag agtcGTGATTTACCGCTTGAAGATACTGTGTCGCTTCAAGCTGCTATGGTTGGCTTAGCTCTAAAATGCTATCCAGAAAATTTAGATTATGTGGATAAATCTCTCCAAACCATTTCTGATACATTTGCAAAGCGTAAAATTGAaaa aatcaGTCATAAAAATCCAGTATCTAGAGAGTTGATGGCTTTAATGAAACTGCCCATTGACAATTATAATGATCTTCTTTTAGTGATGAAGCTTAAACATTTCCCTGAAATTATTGAGTATTTTGATTATACTGGTCGTAAGACtattgctatttatttattacaaaatgctGTTCAGTGCAGAACAATGATTCCATCAGTTGAAcag ACTGAAATTGTTCTTACAATGGTTTCTCCGCTGGTTAAAGACCAACCTGATCAACCAGTAGGTGAAGAAGATCCTGAAGATTTTGCTGAAGAACAAAGTCTTCTTGGAAG atttgtTCATCACATGAAAGCAGATGAACCTGatttgcaatttaaaattttaatggcaGAAAGAGAACATTTTAGTTTGGGAGGAAATAAACGAATATGTTATACATTACCACCCCTTGTATTTCAAGCATATCAGTTGGCTTTGATATATAGTGGAAAAAGAGaacaa gatgAATTGTGGGAGAAAAAATGCCGAAAAATATTCCAGTTCTGCCACCAGACAATTTTAGAATTAACTAAAGCTGAACTTGCAGAATTGCCACTTAGATTATTTTTGCAAGGAGCTTTAACTATTTCTcagataaatttcaaaaattatgaaaCTGTGGCCTATGAATTTTACTCACAG gctTTTACACTGTACGAAGAAGAAATCTCTGAGAGTAAATGTCAATTAGCTGCCATTATTTTACTGATTggtacatttgaaaaaattaattgctTTGATGAAGAAAATGCTGAACCTGTTCGTACTCAGTGTGCTCTAGCGGCatctaaattacttaaaaaaccTGATCAATGCCGAGCTGTAGCTATTAGCTCACATCTATTTTGGTCAGCACAAAATAATGTTGGACAACCG cTTCAAGACGGCAAACGAGTTATGGATtgcttaaaaaaatgtgttcgcATTACAAAACAGTGTATGGAAGTGTCTGTTCAAGTTCAATTGTTTGTTGAATTATTAAACTACTATGTTTATTTCTACGAAAGaggcaataataat gtaTCTGTGGATATATTGAATCAGTTAATAGGTCAGATAAAAAAGGAAATAACTGGTTTAACTGCAAATGAAGAAACTGAACAGAttacaaaacattttgaaaatacaattgCATATTTACAAAACAGAATCGATTCTGCGGATACAGAAGATTCAGTTTTTAAAGCTTTAGAAGGcttaacgttataa